In Sporosarcina sp. PTS2304, a genomic segment contains:
- a CDS encoding nodulation protein NfeD: protein MTKMIRSVFLLILFIGTIALPFIHSDAAETKVYQVPLHQEVEKGLHAFLQRSFKEAKEAGADTIVLDINTPGGFVDAADQIAKLMKSTDAEIIAFINDRALSAGAFLALYADQIYMTPNGSMGAAQVIVGSGKAADAKANSAWLAQMKNAALHKKDRDPEYALAMADPTIDLPEYRAKKGELLTLTADEAEKVNYSQGTVATFDELLKTLDLADATVISTTETFSEKAARFITNPIVVPILLSIASLGLIVELYSPGFGVPGTMGLTALFLFFYGHTVAGLAGYETMILFLLGVGLIIAEFFIAGGIAGIFGVLAIIGSILLAGTNLAFMAISVLIAITVASIGMVVIMKFFGKKLHLLNKIILMDTMDTEDGYVSNKNRTELLQRVATTLTPLYPSGVAELDGERIDVVSEGSYIESGKEVVIVAVEGFRIVVREKQKEEDTHL, encoded by the coding sequence ATGACTAAAATGATTAGGTCCGTTTTTCTGCTCATTTTATTCATCGGAACAATCGCATTGCCTTTTATTCATTCTGACGCAGCTGAAACAAAAGTATATCAAGTGCCACTTCATCAAGAAGTAGAGAAAGGTCTGCATGCTTTTCTTCAGCGTTCTTTTAAAGAAGCGAAAGAAGCAGGTGCAGACACGATCGTATTGGATATTAATACACCTGGAGGCTTTGTAGATGCTGCTGATCAAATCGCGAAGTTAATGAAGTCGACCGATGCGGAAATTATCGCTTTCATTAATGACCGGGCGTTATCTGCCGGCGCCTTTTTAGCACTCTATGCAGACCAGATCTATATGACACCAAATGGTTCGATGGGGGCTGCGCAAGTGATTGTCGGGTCAGGTAAAGCTGCTGACGCAAAAGCGAATAGTGCTTGGTTAGCGCAAATGAAAAATGCCGCTTTGCATAAAAAGGATCGGGATCCGGAGTACGCACTAGCTATGGCTGATCCAACGATTGATCTGCCTGAATACCGTGCAAAAAAAGGTGAACTATTGACACTTACCGCCGATGAAGCGGAAAAAGTGAACTATAGCCAAGGAACGGTTGCTACATTCGACGAGTTGTTAAAAACATTGGATTTAGCAGACGCAACTGTCATTTCCACTACAGAAACTTTCTCGGAAAAAGCAGCTAGATTCATTACGAATCCAATCGTTGTTCCAATTTTACTATCAATTGCAAGTCTTGGCTTGATTGTAGAATTGTATTCGCCGGGATTTGGAGTGCCGGGTACAATGGGACTTACTGCGCTGTTTTTATTCTTCTACGGACATACAGTGGCAGGGTTGGCCGGATATGAGACGATGATTTTATTCCTTTTAGGCGTAGGCCTCATTATAGCTGAATTTTTCATTGCAGGAGGGATAGCAGGAATTTTCGGAGTCCTCGCTATCATAGGAAGTATATTATTAGCAGGTACAAACTTAGCGTTCATGGCAATTTCGGTATTAATTGCGATAACCGTAGCGAGTATAGGAATGGTGGTTATTATGAAATTCTTCGGAAAAAAACTTCATCTGTTGAATAAAATCATCTTAATGGATACGATGGATACGGAAGACGGTTATGTATCCAATAAAAACCGTACGGAACTATTGCAAAGAGTCGCGACCACATTAACTCCACTATACCCATCAGGAGTAGCTGAATTAGATGGCGAGCGCATTGATGTCGTATCTGAAGGTAGTTATATTGAAAGCGGTAAAGAAGTAGTCATTGTAGCGGTTGAAGGTTTCAGAATCGTAGTAAGAGAAAAGCAGAAAGAGGAGGACACACACTTATGA
- a CDS encoding YabP/YqfC family sporulation protein yields the protein MKKLFALHPSITIDEFNSVRITGNYQLTTLTEQSVSLQTDDYALTIRGEDVTVLELTEQHVYISIIELTEVSIRHKPAEEKLYES from the coding sequence GTGAAAAAATTATTCGCACTTCATCCATCTATTACTATAGATGAATTCAATTCTGTACGGATTACAGGCAATTATCAGCTGACTACATTGACCGAACAATCCGTATCTTTGCAAACAGATGACTATGCCCTAACTATTCGAGGTGAAGATGTAACAGTCCTTGAACTTACGGAACAACATGTGTATATTTCGATCATCGAACTAACAGAAGTATCTATTCGCCATAAACCCGCTGAGGAAAAATTGTATGAGTCATAA
- the rpsU gene encoding 30S ribosomal protein S21 has product MTKTVVRKNESLEDALRRFKRTVSKSGTIQEVRKREFYEKPSVKRKKKSEAARKRKF; this is encoded by the coding sequence ATGACTAAGACAGTCGTTCGCAAAAATGAATCACTTGAAGACGCTCTTCGCCGCTTCAAACGTACTGTATCCAAGAGTGGTACAATACAAGAGGTAAGAAAGCGCGAGTTTTATGAAAAGCCAAGTGTAAAACGTAAAAAGAAATCAGAAGCTGCACGTAAGCGTAAATTCTAA
- the floA gene encoding flotillin-like protein FloA (flotillin-like protein involved in membrane lipid rafts), whose protein sequence is MTGLGTIGLVVAVFFIIIVLAVFFTFVPVALWISAIAAGVRVSIFTLIGMRLRRVIPSRVVNPLIKAHKAGLTVSINQLESHYLAGGNVDRVVNALIAAQRANIALTFERAQAIDLAGRDVLEAVQMSVNPKVIETPFIAGVAMNGIEVKAKARITVRANIDRLVGGAGEETVVARVGEGIVSTIGSSVSHAKVLENPDMISQTVLKKGLDSGTAFEILSIDIADVDIGKNIGAELQTEQAMADKNIAQAKAEERRAMAVASEQEMKAKTQEMRSKVVGAEAEVPLAMAEALRSGNIGIMDYMNYKNIQADTGMRDSISKVGGEQQPKDEKKN, encoded by the coding sequence ATGACGGGATTAGGAACGATCGGACTAGTAGTAGCAGTCTTTTTCATTATTATCGTACTGGCAGTATTCTTCACATTCGTTCCTGTAGCGCTATGGATTTCAGCCATTGCGGCAGGTGTACGAGTAAGTATCTTCACATTAATCGGGATGCGTTTACGTCGGGTTATTCCAAGTCGAGTAGTAAATCCGTTGATCAAAGCACATAAAGCGGGTCTGACAGTATCGATTAACCAGTTGGAAAGTCATTACTTAGCAGGTGGTAACGTAGACCGCGTAGTCAACGCATTGATTGCTGCGCAACGTGCGAATATCGCGTTAACATTTGAAAGAGCTCAAGCGATTGACTTAGCTGGACGTGACGTACTAGAAGCTGTACAAATGTCCGTTAACCCGAAAGTTATCGAAACGCCATTTATCGCAGGTGTTGCGATGAACGGTATTGAAGTAAAAGCAAAAGCGCGTATTACGGTTCGTGCGAATATCGATCGTCTCGTCGGTGGTGCAGGTGAAGAGACAGTAGTCGCTCGTGTTGGTGAAGGTATCGTCAGTACGATCGGTTCCTCTGTGAGCCATGCGAAAGTACTTGAAAATCCGGATATGATTTCTCAAACAGTTCTTAAAAAAGGACTAGATTCGGGTACAGCATTTGAGATTCTTTCCATTGATATTGCAGACGTTGATATCGGTAAAAATATCGGTGCAGAACTACAAACAGAACAAGCGATGGCGGATAAGAACATTGCACAGGCGAAAGCAGAAGAACGTCGCGCAATGGCTGTTGCGAGCGAGCAAGAGATGAAGGCGAAAACACAAGAGATGCGCTCGAAAGTGGTCGGTGCAGAAGCCGAAGTTCCTTTGGCAATGGCAGAAGCGTTGCGTTCAGGTAATATCGGAATCATGGATTATATGAACTATAAAAATATCCAGGCAGACACAGGCATGCGTGACTCCATTAGTAAAGTCGGCGGAGAACAGCAACCAAAGGATGAAAAGAAAAACTAA
- the deoC gene encoding deoxyribose-phosphate aldolase, translating to MTTNYAAYIDHTLLKADATKEQVLKLCEEAKSHTFASVCINPAWVRTAAEALQGTAVKVCTVIGFPLGASTTDVKVFETKNAIENGAREIDMVLNIGALHSGLLDQVQQDIEGVVKEAKGKAIVKVIIETSLLNDVQKRTACELAVLAGADFVKTSTGFSTGGATPEDVKLMRSVVGPEIGVKASGGVRSLADVDKMVEAGATRIGASSGVAIVQGLQSSADY from the coding sequence TTGACTACTAATTATGCTGCTTACATCGATCATACGTTGCTAAAGGCAGATGCAACAAAAGAACAAGTGTTAAAACTGTGTGAAGAGGCTAAATCCCACACTTTTGCTTCTGTTTGTATCAATCCGGCATGGGTTCGTACTGCTGCTGAAGCGTTACAAGGAACCGCTGTAAAAGTATGTACAGTAATCGGCTTCCCATTAGGCGCAAGTACGACTGATGTCAAAGTGTTTGAAACGAAAAATGCTATTGAAAACGGTGCAAGGGAAATCGATATGGTGCTAAATATCGGTGCGTTGCATAGCGGTCTACTCGATCAAGTCCAACAAGACATCGAAGGAGTAGTAAAAGAAGCAAAAGGTAAAGCAATTGTCAAAGTGATTATTGAAACATCTTTATTAAATGACGTGCAAAAACGTACAGCTTGTGAATTAGCAGTCTTAGCCGGTGCGGACTTCGTCAAAACATCTACAGGGTTTTCAACAGGTGGAGCCACTCCAGAAGATGTGAAATTAATGCGTTCTGTCGTGGGACCAGAAATCGGTGTAAAAGCATCAGGTGGTGTCCGCAGTTTGGCAGATGTCGATAAAATGGTAGAAGCAGGTGCTACAAGAATCGGTGCCAGTTCGGGTGTCGCCATTGTACAAGGGCTTCAATCTTCGGCTGATTATTGA